The Alosa alosa isolate M-15738 ecotype Scorff River chromosome 11, AALO_Geno_1.1, whole genome shotgun sequence sequence ATTAGATGCAAATCGTGTACTGCTAGTTGtttagcatgtgtgtgaaatCTCAGAGTAAGAGCTCTACCAACATAGCTTTCACAATCCACGTACCAGCTAATGTAACAACAGAAAGAAAACTGTGCTGAATTATTTAGCTTTACACCCTTGTATGTCAAAACAACTCTAAAAAGAATATGCTTTGATCATGACAAGATACAGTATATCATTCCCAAAAAGAGTTCTAGCAGTATTTATCCTCCTTGAGCAGAAAATACTCTCAAGTATTTGTAAGTTAACAAAATACTGTATTATAAACTTGGACTGTATTAATATGCTACATAAGCAATGATGATCAGATCTGAATCTTTGTGAGATGAGGTAACCACATCTGCTcatttttttgttgcttttggTGGTTCTGGAGAAAAAAGCTCAAATCCAAGCAGGCGGGTCAGTGAGATGCGGAGCAGCAGCCTGGGAGGGAGAATGGAGGCCTTTGTGCAGATGGGACCCTGTACAGCTGGGCTGCTCCTGCAAACAGCCTTTTCATATTCCTGAGTGGGTGAGAGcttggaattttttttaatgGCGTTTCATTCCACAACCCAAGTAACTATGCTTGAAACTGCTGACCCTTGCTTGTGAAATTAATAGTGTAACACATTTAACACGCATCTGTGCATGATAACCAACTACAAATCTCTCTGTGGTCACAAGTCTTGAACAAGCCCTACCGCTGCTtataaatctactgaaatgaaTCAGACGGCACATACATGATGGATGTCGTGAGACATGAGAAGGCAACTGAGTTTACATAACAGTCTGGAAGACATCCATTCCAACTGAGACTTTCCAGACAGAAGAACTGGGCCTTCAGCCTCAAAGCAGAAACGCTCCAGCACCAGCTGCCTGTCGGAGCCCAAGCGGGATCTCTCCAGCTTTCTCCTGGCTTCAGAGCTCCCGGGTCCCGGCCGGCTGCGACGTCACAGAGCCTGGTAGGTTCTGGATTCCTGCTGTTGCTGCAGTGATGGCTCTAAAACAATGGCCACTGTGTGCTCTGGTCAAGTACTGTATGGTGGTGATGTCATGCCAGCCAGATGACCAGGGCATACACCCAATGCTAAGCCTCAATTATAAGGATACTGCTCTACATCTCTTGGGATGGAGCAAGACAGTAAACATTTTCTCAATTTCTAGGCCGACAAAATAAGAGAGCAAATAATTTCTACATTTCTATACCAACAAATGAATCTCACATTGCTTTTCTGAACTATTAATAAATAACTAATTAATAAAACATACTGTAAGTTGTCTGGTCATGATACATTCATATTTATAAAACTGTAGTTATGTGCCAGCAACACCAAATTAACTATACTCAACATCATAAAATACTCAGAGATGGGAAGAGAAAAATATCCATGGAAATCAAAATCATTGTTGCTTCAGAAAAAAAGAGCTGAAAGCCTTTACTGTCGGGTCTGTTACTGTTTTAAAATGGAAAGAGATGAATCATAGCTTTTGCTTTTTATTACTAAAGTAACAATTCTTAGCTAAAAACAACCGCTCCAGCAGCCCGCTGGGGTGTATCACACATTCGGCTAACAAATACAGACTTGGAATGCTCACACAGTAAGGGAACTAGCATAGGTTGAACTGATTCACAAGAATCATTATCCAAAAACATACTACAaacattatatattatttttcctTCTGACGTAACAACACTCAAGATCTCAAGTGAAAGCTGGGCTACAGGGCAGTGCAAATCATTAAACATGGTGAATTCATCATTCATttcgcagcagcagcagcagcagcagcagcagcagcagcagcagcagcagcagcagcagcagcagcagcagcagcagcagcagcagcagcagcagcagcagcagcagcagcagcagcagcagcagcagcagcagcagcagcagcagcagcagcagcagcagcagcagcagcagcagcagcagcagcagcagcagcagcagcagcagcagcagcagcagcagcagcagcagcagcagcagcagcagcagcagcagcagcagcagcagcagcagcagcagcagcagcagcagcagcagcagcagcagcagcagcagcagcagcagcagcagcagcagcagcagcagcagcagcagcagcagcagcagcagcagcagcagcagcagcagcagcagcagcagcagcagcagcagcagcagcagcagcagcagcagcagcagcagcagcagcagcagcagcagcagcagcagcagcagcagcagcagcagcagcagcagcagcagcagcagcagcagcagcagcagcagcagcagcagcagcagcagcagcagcagcagcagcagcagcagcagcagcagcagcagcagcagcagcagcagcagcagcagcagcagcagcagcagcagcagcagcagcagcagcagcagcagcagcagcagcagcagcagcagcagcagcagcagcagcagcagcagcagcagcagcagcagcagcagcagcagcagcagcagcagcagcagcagcagcagcagcagcagcagcagcagcagcagcagcagcagcagcagcagcagcagcagcagcagcagcagcagcagcagcagcagcagcagcagcagcagcagcagcagcagcagcagcagcagcagcagcagcagcagcagcagcagcagcagcagcagcagcagcagcagcagcagcagcagcagcagcagcagcagcagcagcagcagcagcagcagcagcagcagcagcagcagacacagtcctggcagcagcagcagcagcagcagcagcagagcagcagcagcagcagtccatGAAGGCGCGGCTGAAGGGCCGGCacagggccagcagcagcaccggCGTCACCGCCGACTTGCAGAAGAGCAGCATCTGGCTGACCAGGTGCAGGATGTCCAGCGCGCGGCGCGGCACGCCCGCCGCCATGTACACCGACACGATGTTGCAGATGTTCTCGGGGATGATGCAGAAGCCGTAGACAATGGCAAGCGCCACCACCGTGCAGTTCATCTGGCCCTCCAGCTGGATCTGCTTGCGGCTGGCCCGCACGTTGGCGCGCTCGGCCTGTCGAATCTTCTGCGCGGTGGCCAGCGAGCAGCAGATGGTGAAGAGCGTGGGCAGGCAGAAGTAGCAGCCGAAGTACCACCAGAGGCGCGCGCTGTCATAGGTCAGGCCCAGCACGTAGAGCGTGTCCGGCAGCTCGGTGGAGATGCGCACCACGCAGCGTTCGCACGGCGTCACCTCGGCCGGCTCGCGCTCCTCCCGCACCAGCTGCCGGATCAGCAGCTCCGGCAGAGCCAGCAGAAGAGCGCCAACCCAGATGACCGCCAGCTTGGCCGCCGTGGACGTGCAGTTCTCGATCATCTCGTAGTACATTTGCACGTTAGTGGCGGCGCGGAAGCGGTCGATGCAGAGTGCACAGAGTGTAAATGTCGTTACGCCTAATGAAGCCACCTGGAGGGGTAACATACAGACCATCTGTCAGAAACTCAAAGACAACACATCACTAAAGAGCAGAGCGCTATGCTTGTTTGCCTGCATGATGTGTCATGGAACATGGTGGAAAAGCATTTCACCAGTAGGGATATTCATTAAATCTGATTCTTTCAGAATTTGTGCTTACAATAACTATGCACCACAATCTTGGTCTTGTGATATTAGTCTGGTCTATGCCACACTAGGCAATGAAGGGCAGCAAGCTGAGGGACTTCTGTGAGTGAGGCCCAACTTCACAGTCCACAGCAGCACATGGCCTGTTTATCAAGGGAACATTCAGAAGCAGAACTGCATTGTTCAGATGTTGAAACAAGTTTCTTGTGCTATGTTTCCAGACTGGTTCAACACAAAACAAGCTTAAGCTCACATTCTCTTATGTATAGGCCACTAGAAGATACCTAGGTTTCTAGTCCTGACTTAGGATTTCATGTTTAATGTTTCTGCCCATGCCAAGCCAAGCAGTGATGTCAAGAAGTGATCAGACATGCTCAGTGCATCAGCAACACACATGTTCAGATATGATGTGCTCATGTAAATATATTAGGCATATTATGCTTATGCCACTGGCCCCATTTATATGTAGAGCTCCTGCCACCTGTTCCCAACTCAACACTAGATTGATGAAGACTGGATTCTATTGGTTTACTAACCTAATTAATGACCCCCTGCTCCCTAGGTTATTAGTGTACACCACTTGGCTAATTAAACTGCACTTTACTGGGGCACTAATGCAATCTTTATCAGATTAATTGTCTGACTAGATCTGCAGAGAGACCCTCTGAATAAGCCATATTAGGTCTGGTACCTTGAGAAATACAAGACCCAGGCCTTATCCACACAGTCAATTTGAGCTCATATGAGACACTATGAACAAGTAGGAACGGTTGCAGGTGTTTGGTAGCTATAGGTCAGCAGTTCATGACCTGTCCTTATCCAGGGTATGTCTAAGAAGTGCAAGCAATTTCCTGCAGGGAGAATGCAGTGAAAACTATGTAACTGTAGCATAAGTTGCTTTAATGCTCTTTGCACAATGATTTCATGAACTGTCTGTAAAAAAGGGCAAAGACATAAGGCCTACTTATGGCTAAATCTGTTACAAGTGCTTGGGCAAAAGCATCTGAAAGATAAGAAGGCCTACCCCTCAGGTAAACAGTGCAGTTTCTTTCTTGAATAAAGTAATAGGTAGCTAAATACATATTAATTAGACTATCTAGGGAGGAACCATGACAATGGAATTTCAGCACAAGAAGCAATGTTCTCTCTACATTTAAGGGCACTGGAGAGAACACTTACCTCAATATATGGAATAATCTTGCAAGAGAATTCTCCAAGTAGCCAGTCCTTTGTCAATTCATGGAAAATGACTAAAGGCAGGCAGAAAAATATGATAATAAAATCCCAAAAAGCAAGATTGGCCAGGAGGGAATTGGAGATGCTTCGCATGTAGTAGTTGTGACAAACGATGCACATAATTGTTATGTTGCCGAGAATTCCAACGGAGAAAATTATAACAGAAATGATCAAAATCACATATGCTCCATATGTTTCAGATGTGACAGGGTAAAAGGGATTTTTTACTTCATTACCTCTCTTTCGTGTAACCAGTGGTATCAAAGGGGTGATTTCGTCTAAATCATGATCTGGCACagttaataaatcataatttctGGTGAAATCGAAAGGAGAATCTGTTGAATTCTGTGCCATAGGCTTCGGCACAGATTCCCACATGGTATTTGATGTTGCTAAATGCACATCTCCAAGATTTGTTTCTTTGCCATATTTGTCAGTCGGTCTCTTTTCAATTAAATCTTTTGTTTTGCTGTCTTCTGCAACTCTTTTAAATCTGGGCTGTCCCCCAAGGCGATGCTCCGAGTCCGAGTGTATGGATGTTGGTTTACTGGTGGTTCCTGGCACCTCCAGCTCCTGTGTTTGGCTGTTGACTCGATGCCCAAGAAATTCGAGGTGATTACTCGAGATTTCATTTCGCCTTGATAACATATGATCGgaactaggcctactatgtTTTGTTGAATGAGCTTTACTATCAGTTGTTGAAGTCCTCTCAGAATCCAAAACTGACGCACCTGTGGAGCGCACTATTTTTCTGTAAGTCTCGTGAAGAGTCGGGCTGTTCCTTGATAATCCCTCTGCCAGCCTGCTGTTGTTGACCGTTGTCATCCCAGTTCCGCTAGAATTTCCATCCATATTAGAGATCCTGGCGTCTGACAAGACAGTAACCAGCGCCAAACTACCCAAGAAAAAAGTAAGCCTTACGAGCAAAAACATTATTGCGTGCTTCGTGAGAGCACATGAATGTGCATATTACAGATTATTCAAATTGTACACAACGTCAACAATCACCGTCAAGTCATAGCTTCGTAACAAAAAACTCAATCCCTAAGTCAATGTTTAAAACAGAAATGTTCCTAACAGGCATGACCGATGACAAAGTCTACCATCATCCTAAAATGCAACTTGAAGTTACTCCGAAAACTAACGCGATGGCACAACAAATTACAGATCTGATATTATCTGCAGCTTGGAAAGTACATCCATCGTCTCAGCAGGGATGAGGGGCAGTTCACGGCCAGCGAGGAAATCCAGCGTGCGGCAGCGTTCTGCGCTAACAAGGGGGATGGGGGCCATGGTCCAACGCAAAGGACGGAGGGGCGCCACGGATGACTGCGCCACTGTGAGGACCAAGAAACAAAATGTCCCCCTCTATTGTCTTGACAGCTCACATACGACAATGAAAGCTGTAAATtgtgaatgaaattaaataGGAAACATTATGCAAGAGCTTGGAATGGGCACTGATCGAAACACCATTGCTTATGTTATGTTTagtaaataaaaacagttagaatttaaatatatttccGTAATCTAGACAAACTGTTAATTTGAAAACTTAAAGATGTTTACTACATGATTTTCTTGCCTTTCTTCTACCTACATGGGAAAACGTGGTATTTATTGTGTCTGATAGTATTAATGTGACATTCTCTTCAATTAGGCTAATTTAATGTGGCGAATgccacacttttaaaaaaaattataacgTTTATATTTTACATACAGCATTTCAATAATTGTACATGTAAAAATAAGGCAAACAAATTGAGATTAGaacttgttttttatttaacaataattccaacaacagcacaaaaagctgtttttttAACAGCAATATTAACACAGCATTACAGCACCAACATTAACATTATTTAACTTAATGTCAAGATGTCTTGAACTTAACTTAAACATATTATACAAAACACAGTATTCAAAACATGCTTGCTATCGGTCTACAGGACTTTCCTTGATCTGGGTGTTGACAATCTGGCAGTGGACTTCGCTTTTGCCATTTTCACCCACAGCATATAAACTCAGGCAAAGTTCCAACCAAGGACACTGCACTGTAATGAGAGTAAGGAAAGCAATCTGTTCATACTTCATACAATAAGATGATAACTGGTCATGCTCATTCTTCATACAATACGATGATAACTGGTCATGCTCATTCTTCATACAATACGATGATAACTGGTCATGCTCATTCTTCATACAATACGATGATAACTGGTCATGCTCATACTTCATACAATAAGATGATAACTGGTCATGCTCATTCTTCATACAATACAATGATAACTGGTCATGTTTATTCTTCATACAATAAGATGATTACTGGTTTAGGAGAGGTGATGTAGTTAACAACATGACCTACTGGACACATATCAGTGTAGGACCAAAAGTAAGCTAAATAAGAGAGATGAACGCATGCCCATGGGTTACAGCCACATGCAATAAGCAAAAAGTTAATGCTGCCAAAGACAATCTGGTTGCTAAAAAGCCACACTTTTATAGTTAGCAAAGACTTTAAATAGAGGCTTGAACTGGAGAGCATAGCATAGAAAAGTACAGTGCAAGGTTTTTGTTGCTCTGGATTATAGGAATTCATCACATGAGAATTTGCTCTTACGTGTGCTGCCGTCTGGTGGGTGTAAAGAGTCCATGATCTTCTGCATCTTCTCCTGTGCCTCCTGACTGTGGGACAGGTCATCAGCAGAAACATGGAAGAAGTTGTcctgtggtggtggagggggtgggggggagtaGTGAACAGATGAGCCACAGTCCTTCTGGATCCACTgacttatgtatgtatgtggtctATCTGATGGAAAGGTGGTGTATGTGGTCTATCTGATGGAAAGGTGGTGTATGTGGTCTATCTGATGGAAAGGTGGTGTATGTGGTCTATCTGAtggagaggtggtgtgtgtggtctatccagggttcccactctaagtcaaatgtaaaattccatgacttttctcTGACAAAAAAACCCAACAACAGAATTTCCATAACCTATAACGAATGGTACAACATActgaccaaagatttcagagaAGCCGCATAGCATTAAAtaattttttcctttttttagagTGGAAGataaataaatgggcattgaataaacaaagttggggtaaccacaaccactcaagcaagcagtaaagctaataacaaGATATGCACCaattctgtgtggaaatatacagtatttgtattaggcctaatgtattttggcaagtaaattGTAAACAGCTACAATATGACTTTCCCCAATTGACAAATGACTTATCACCAAATATGAtacaattccctgactttccatgtctggaatagacttggatattccatgacccgtgggaaccctgtctACAGTATTTGATGGAAAGGTGGTTTGCCTTTGAGTCCTCCAACAGCAAGGCCTCCAGTGTGGCCGTGCCATCATCCAACTCAAACTTCATCACCAATACATACTCCATTAGCTGGAGCCCCAGGGCTgggtagaggtagagagagaaagagagagagagagttacactCAGGACAATATCAAGGGGCCACTGATGCCTGctaaataatatgaatatatgaaatatattatatgTGAAATAATATGAATGAATAATGCTACTGACCACTAATTATGAATAGGCTTCTACATACACTAACTGGGTTGTAAAGAAGTGTGCTTTCAACTACACTGTTCTGACTGAGCTAACCTCATGTACAGTACAGGTTAAACTGATTATTTGCATTTGATTATTTACCTTCAGAAATGCTCTTCTCATTCCCCTCCTCTAGGCCTTCAACAGACTTCACAAATTTTCGGACTGAACACTGTCTGCAGCTAAAACACAACCATTTGATTTAAAAAGTGCAGAAAGATTAAGACAGTAGCAACAATGACATGTTGCCAAAAAAACCTGTTTCCTCACAATAAAACCAGTTTCTTCACAATGATGAGTAGAAAACACATCGTTTTGGTCACGTAAGGTCATGTTGCACAATAACATTTTCAGTCTGTTAAGAGGCAAAAAGGCACGTTTAGATGATGCCCCCAGACCTAGCATTGTAGCTCACTGGGAGCACTGGCCATTAGCTGCAGCTACATGTACTCCAGTTCGGAGCACCGAATTTGATCGTGTTTTGTTTCTATCAACAGTACTCAGCGACATTTAACGATCAAGGTCCATGTAAAAATCgtccggatttctcctttaattgtGGTTCATCATGTGGTATTTTCTAATGAACTGACCCGTAAAACTGCCTTTTCCCTCTGAACAGGAAAGGGACCATGCTGTCAAGGAAGGCCAGCTTGCCCCTCGATGACTTTACAGGAATCATGAATTCCTCATCAGACGAGAGATGGCATATGTCGTCAAAGCTGGCACCTGTGGTAAGTGTGGAAGACAATCGAGGTTAGACATTCAGATtctacagacagacactcacaatgatcataatataataatacTTAAAGTTTAGGTATAGACTCAGCTGATATTTTAAGAGTAAGCTCAGATAAAGGCTTATTAGTTCTGCTAGAACAATGGCCGAAGGCAGTTGATTCTAATCATCATTTTGGATTACAGCATACAGACAGCGTCTTGTTGACTCATCATGCCCAATTTCTAACATGGAAACCCTTCTGTCTGATTAATATTAAAAGCGATGGCAAGTAGCAGGCTCTGTGGTACCAAACCACTTGAACAAAACAAAGCAGACACATTCCAAGCAGGACATTCATCTCATCTGTGAAAGCAAATCTCCATACGTGGCTGCACTTCCCACATTAGTTTGGCTCTAACTTCAGAATTGACACAGTAGGGAAGACGTGGGCCTGACTGAA is a genomic window containing:
- the gpr37a gene encoding prosaposin receptor GPR37, which produces MFLLVRLTFFLGSLALVTVLSDARISNMDGNSSGTGMTTVNNSRLAEGLSRNSPTLHETYRKIVRSTGASVLDSERTSTTDSKAHSTKHSRPSSDHMLSRRNEISSNHLEFLGHRVNSQTQELEVPGTTSKPTSIHSDSEHRLGGQPRFKRVAEDSKTKDLIEKRPTDKYGKETNLGDVHLATSNTMWESVPKPMAQNSTDSPFDFTRNYDLLTVPDHDLDEITPLIPLVTRKRGNEVKNPFYPVTSETYGAYVILIISVIIFSVGILGNITIMCIVCHNYYMRSISNSLLANLAFWDFIIIFFCLPLVIFHELTKDWLLGEFSCKIIPYIEVASLGVTTFTLCALCIDRFRAATNVQMYYEMIENCTSTAAKLAVIWVGALLLALPELLIRQLVREEREPAEVTPCERCVVRISTELPDTLYVLGLTYDSARLWWYFGCYFCLPTLFTICCSLATAQKIRQAERANVRASRKQIQLEGQMNCTVVALAIVYGFCIIPENICNIVSVYMAAGVPRRALDILHLVSQMLLFCKSAVTPVLLLALCRPFSRAFMDCCCCSLEHRNPSERTRREAPSVMHVSQTIVQGIGEAEDRGEEEERLDRTGHHPVWSLMLQPHCSTLEN